In Desulfosalsimonas propionicica, one DNA window encodes the following:
- a CDS encoding M1 family metallopeptidase: protein MTNPESKITPKHYHLRLQPNLDRMDFSALVTLQAVARQSVDLIELNALDLAVRSCRVRQGEKQTECGFCLDPAREEIRIDLPEKITGEIEIQIDYYGRINSQMAGFYHSTYRHSNGSETIAVTQFQESDARRAFACMDHPFYKAGFTIEMVVDREMTAISNMPAVSESPEPGGRKRVTFETTPVMSTYLVFFGMGRFSVITDELDRRVRAAVLPGMAETVRYGLAFARKALKYCETCFASPYPLPKLDLIAVPDFAFGAMENWGAITFRENLLLLDPANTAVDGEERICEVIAHEIVHQWFGNLVTPADWKFLWLNESFATFYGYQVVDAHYPDWQIWEEFVESQTATALNRDSLRETSAIEISGGSHVVINSATAPIIYSKGASILRQIRGYMDENEFEAGLHRYLAGHSGGCAGSSDMWTAMESASGKPIRQIMEQWVLQPGHPLVTAKQSSGRLHLSQKRFSYLPAAGAQNQTWPVAVIIRWFDKSGAGRTTTALMEGPEMEMEMDPDIYAYKINDLQTGFYRTRYKDIQNLERLAAMAAAKTLPAIDRWGLENDLFALTVAGHTDLPAYLEFLEQTGTDTDPLPLSAKMGHLHDLMIAADGSAGQAVASAATRYMHEAFDVLGCRPEKDEPHPRLRVRNNLFWQAAILGVPGPISTAGEEFEKLRGQGRVHPDILRGVMQAAAWQGDEKTYAWVVERMESTDSEQDRLNCLRALGCFRRPELIENALALVLDRVPDKNKFVPVAQMARNPAAIPLLWDWYKGAEKILNTIHPIIHERIITSVVPAGGIEHADAAAEHFNQRMAENAPAADAIAMALAKLEVNLQIRRQAAASFA, encoded by the coding sequence ATGACAAACCCGGAATCCAAAATAACGCCGAAGCATTATCATCTTCGCCTGCAGCCGAACCTGGACCGCATGGATTTTTCAGCCTTGGTGACCCTGCAGGCCGTGGCCCGACAATCTGTTGATCTTATTGAACTCAACGCCCTTGACCTGGCTGTCCGGTCTTGCCGGGTCCGCCAGGGGGAAAAACAGACCGAATGCGGGTTTTGCCTTGATCCTGCCCGGGAGGAAATCCGCATCGACCTGCCGGAGAAAATCACCGGTGAGATCGAAATCCAGATCGATTATTACGGTCGGATCAACTCGCAGATGGCCGGATTTTATCACAGCACCTACCGGCATTCAAACGGCAGCGAAACAATCGCGGTCACCCAGTTCCAGGAGTCAGACGCCCGCCGGGCCTTTGCCTGCATGGACCATCCCTTTTACAAGGCGGGTTTCACCATTGAAATGGTTGTTGACAGGGAAATGACAGCCATTTCCAACATGCCGGCTGTATCTGAAAGCCCGGAGCCCGGCGGCCGGAAACGAGTGACTTTTGAAACCACCCCGGTGATGTCCACCTACCTGGTGTTTTTCGGCATGGGCCGGTTTTCCGTGATCACCGATGAGCTCGACCGGCGGGTGCGGGCCGCGGTACTGCCCGGCATGGCGGAAACTGTGCGTTACGGGCTGGCCTTTGCCAGAAAGGCTTTGAAATACTGCGAAACCTGCTTTGCCTCGCCCTACCCGCTGCCCAAGCTGGATCTGATCGCAGTGCCCGACTTTGCCTTTGGGGCCATGGAAAACTGGGGGGCGATCACCTTCCGGGAAAACCTGCTGCTGTTGGATCCGGCCAACACGGCGGTAGACGGGGAAGAACGCATCTGCGAGGTCATTGCCCATGAAATCGTCCACCAGTGGTTCGGCAACCTGGTGACCCCGGCGGACTGGAAATTTTTGTGGCTCAATGAAAGCTTTGCCACGTTTTACGGATATCAGGTGGTGGATGCCCATTACCCGGACTGGCAGATCTGGGAAGAATTTGTGGAATCCCAGACCGCAACGGCATTAAACCGCGACAGCCTCCGGGAGACCAGCGCCATTGAAATCTCCGGGGGAAGCCATGTGGTGATCAACAGCGCCACCGCCCCGATCATCTATTCCAAGGGCGCCAGCATCCTGCGTCAGATCCGCGGCTACATGGACGAAAACGAATTTGAAGCCGGCCTGCACCGCTACCTTGCCGGCCATTCCGGAGGATGTGCAGGCAGCAGCGACATGTGGACGGCCATGGAATCCGCATCCGGAAAACCCATTCGCCAAATCATGGAGCAATGGGTCCTTCAGCCGGGCCATCCACTGGTTACCGCCAAACAAAGCAGCGGCCGCCTGCACCTGTCCCAGAAGCGGTTCTCCTATCTGCCGGCAGCCGGCGCCCAAAACCAGACCTGGCCTGTTGCCGTCATTATCCGATGGTTTGACAAATCCGGGGCCGGACGCACGACCACGGCCCTAATGGAAGGCCCGGAGATGGAAATGGAAATGGACCCGGATATTTATGCCTATAAAATCAATGATCTGCAGACAGGATTCTACCGCACCCGCTATAAAGACATCCAAAACCTGGAACGGCTGGCGGCCATGGCCGCGGCCAAAACCCTGCCGGCCATTGACCGCTGGGGCCTGGAAAACGATCTGTTTGCGCTCACGGTTGCCGGACATACGGATCTGCCCGCATACCTGGAGTTCCTGGAGCAAACCGGAACCGACACAGACCCCCTGCCCCTGTCCGCCAAAATGGGCCACCTCCACGACCTGATGATTGCCGCTGACGGATCCGCCGGACAGGCCGTGGCTTCTGCCGCGACCCGGTATATGCACGAAGCCTTTGATGTTCTGGGCTGCCGCCCGGAAAAAGACGAGCCCCACCCAAGGCTGCGGGTCAGAAACAATCTTTTCTGGCAGGCGGCCATACTCGGGGTTCCCGGGCCGATATCAACCGCCGGCGAAGAGTTTGAAAAACTCCGGGGCCAGGGCCGGGTTCATCCCGACATTCTGCGGGGGGTGATGCAGGCAGCGGCATGGCAGGGGGATGAAAAAACCTATGCATGGGTTGTGGAGCGAATGGAAAGTACGGATTCCGAGCAGGACCGGCTCAACTGCCTGCGGGCTTTGGGATGCTTCCGCCGTCCGGAGCTTATTGAAAACGCCCTGGCCCTTGTGCTTGACCGGGTGCCGGATAAAAACAAATTCGTGCCCGTGGCCCAGATGGCCCGCAACCCGGCGGCCATCCCCCTGCTCTGGGACTGGTATAAGGGGGCGGAAAAAATTTTGAACACTATCCATCCCATCATCCACGAGCGCATCATCACATCAGTGGTGCCGGCAGGGGGCATAGAACACGCAGATGCCGCGGCTGAGCACTTCAATCAGCGGATGGCCGAAAACGCCCCGGCGGCAGACGCCATTGCCATGGCCCTGGCAAAACTCGAAGTCAACCTTCAGATCCGGCGGCAGGCGGCTGCATCATTTGCCTGA
- a CDS encoding PilZ domain-containing protein — MGEFEKLKEDYRLSPLAAELVMLVLSLPPEHQRDLAAELKSRKNSARRRFLRQPHAESVQFSAGGKIFAGNMKNVSQGGAFVEILESDLKRLGRGQEVTLSFAHPNSTRNVKFTGEIARTSPDGVGIRFNAMM, encoded by the coding sequence ATGGGTGAGTTTGAAAAACTGAAGGAAGATTACCGGCTGTCTCCTTTGGCAGCCGAGCTGGTGATGTTGGTATTGAGTCTGCCGCCGGAACATCAGCGGGATTTGGCCGCGGAATTAAAGTCACGGAAAAATTCCGCCAGGCGCAGATTCCTGCGGCAGCCGCATGCCGAATCCGTACAGTTTTCCGCGGGCGGCAAGATTTTTGCCGGAAACATGAAAAATGTCAGCCAGGGCGGCGCTTTTGTGGAAATCCTGGAATCAGACCTCAAACGGCTTGGCCGGGGCCAGGAGGTAACCTTGTCGTTTGCCCACCCCAACAGCACCCGAAATGTCAAGTTTACCGGGGAAATCGCCCGCACCAGCCCCGATGGGGTGGGTATTCGGTTCAACGCCATGATGTAG
- a CDS encoding class I SAM-dependent methyltransferase: MSYVFDHQDAARYEKWLSMEKNRRVLDLETRVMMEMLRPVPVRRLLDIGCGTGASLEPFLNKGIELTGIDPSPAMLDYAGQRLGNPVDLYQGYAEDLPFADNSFHYAILFLTLEFCDDPGRALEEACRVARDRVFVGILNRYSGYALRCRMARLFRNSVYSRARFLSINEVRRAFYAMLGQVPVQWRTVLQFPVAVSSVLNRLESFRILQYSPFGGFAGIVADPIPRFQVSPLTLRCKVNQIAASNEQVAGWSRDCNDQKIQN; the protein is encoded by the coding sequence ATGAGTTATGTGTTTGACCATCAGGATGCGGCCCGTTACGAAAAATGGCTGTCAATGGAAAAAAATCGCAGGGTCCTGGACCTTGAAACCCGTGTGATGATGGAGATGCTGCGTCCTGTGCCGGTCCGGCGCCTTTTGGATATCGGCTGCGGAACCGGCGCCAGTCTGGAGCCATTTTTAAACAAGGGCATTGAACTCACCGGCATTGACCCTTCGCCCGCCATGCTCGACTATGCCGGTCAGCGCCTTGGAAATCCGGTGGATTTGTACCAGGGTTATGCCGAAGATCTGCCGTTTGCCGACAATTCCTTTCATTATGCAATTTTGTTTCTGACCCTGGAGTTTTGCGACGATCCGGGGCGTGCCCTGGAAGAGGCCTGCCGGGTGGCCAGAGACCGCGTGTTTGTGGGTATTTTAAACCGGTATTCCGGTTACGCACTGCGTTGCCGAATGGCACGGTTGTTCAGGAACTCGGTTTATTCCCGGGCCCGGTTTTTGAGTATCAACGAGGTGCGCCGGGCCTTTTACGCCATGCTGGGCCAGGTGCCGGTGCAGTGGCGCACCGTGCTGCAGTTTCCGGTTGCCGTGTCATCCGTGCTGAACCGCTTGGAATCCTTTCGGATTCTTCAATACAGCCCGTTCGGCGGTTTTGCCGGCATTGTGGCCGATCCGATTCCCAGGTTTCAGGTTTCTCCCCTGACATTGAGATGCAAGGTCAATCAGATCGCCGCATCCAATGAACAGGTAGCCGGCTGGTCCAGGGACTGCAACGACCAAAAAATCCAAAATTGA
- the amrS gene encoding AmmeMemoRadiSam system radical SAM enzyme — protein sequence MEALLYEHAGDNKVVCNLCHHRCTIKDGARGICNVRENQEGTLVTLVYDRIIARHVDPIEKKPLFHFYPGSLVYSIGTVGCNFRCKFCQNADIAHMATDYQGRIMGKALSPQQIVEEAELTGSRSIAYTYTEPTVFFELALEAARQAREKNIASVFVTNGYMTPEAVDMISPYLDAANVDLKAFTEAFYKKYCSARLQHVLTTLKKLRENGVFLEITTLLIPGLNDADAELKDLAGFIADELGTQTPWHISRFHPTYRLTDRPSTPVETLRKARQIGMDAGLKYVYTGNVPGEAFENTFCPQCNAVAISRRGFSVVENRVENNQCPDCGARIHGVGLS from the coding sequence ATGGAAGCGCTGTTATACGAACACGCAGGCGACAACAAGGTGGTCTGCAATCTGTGTCATCACCGGTGCACCATCAAGGACGGGGCCAGGGGCATTTGCAATGTCCGGGAAAATCAGGAGGGAACCCTTGTCACCCTGGTTTATGACCGGATTATTGCCAGGCACGTGGACCCGATAGAAAAAAAGCCCCTGTTTCATTTTTATCCCGGCAGCCTGGTTTACTCCATCGGCACAGTGGGCTGCAATTTCCGGTGCAAATTCTGCCAGAACGCCGATATCGCGCACATGGCCACCGATTACCAGGGCCGGATCATGGGCAAGGCCTTAAGCCCTCAACAGATTGTGGAGGAGGCCGAGCTTACGGGAAGTCGTTCCATTGCTTATACCTATACGGAACCCACGGTTTTTTTTGAGCTCGCCCTGGAAGCGGCCCGGCAGGCACGGGAAAAAAATATTGCCAGCGTGTTTGTCACCAACGGCTACATGACCCCCGAGGCCGTGGACATGATCAGTCCGTATCTGGATGCGGCCAATGTGGATTTAAAAGCTTTTACAGAGGCGTTTTATAAAAAATACTGTTCGGCCAGGCTCCAACACGTGCTCACAACCCTGAAAAAACTTCGGGAAAACGGTGTGTTTCTGGAAATCACCACTTTGCTGATTCCGGGGTTAAATGACGCAGATGCGGAGTTAAAGGATCTGGCCGGGTTTATCGCAGACGAACTCGGGACTCAGACCCCCTGGCACATCAGCCGGTTTCATCCCACGTACCGGTTGACCGACCGGCCGTCCACACCCGTGGAAACCCTTCGAAAGGCAAGGCAGATCGGCATGGATGCGGGCCTGAAATATGTCTATACCGGAAATGTTCCCGGAGAGGCTTTTGAAAATACGTTTTGCCCGCAATGCAATGCCGTGGCGATTTCCAGAAGAGGTTTTTCAGTGGTGGAAAACCGGGTGGAAAACAATCAATGTCCGGACTGCGGAGCCCGGATCCACGGGGTGGGGCTTAGCTGA
- a CDS encoding KamA family radical SAM protein has product MTFASPGLSWQEMIAQSLCKARDLAAHLNVNEHLVSRVMDQYPARINAYALGLIADGSRAVFRQLVPDAAELEETSLADADPLCEQKQSPVPGIVHRYPDRVLFLVSGQCAVYCRHCMRKREVGGRDPVSPETIEAGIDYIARTPGVKEVILSGGDPLMLEDDRLFSILARIRGICHVECLRIHTRMPGMLPRRITPDFARGLARFHPLFVNIQFNHPDELTPAARSACALMADAGIPLGSQTVLLAGVNDSPAVMTELMRKLLTARVRPYYLHHPDPIRGTAHFRVPAKTGLAVIEALRGRIGGMGIPHYMIDLPGGGGKVPLLPEHVIQRSEKELIVYNFEKKIYTYPL; this is encoded by the coding sequence ATGACGTTTGCATCCCCTGGTTTGTCCTGGCAGGAAATGATTGCCCAAAGCCTTTGCAAGGCAAGGGACCTGGCCGCACATCTCAATGTCAATGAACATCTTGTCAGCCGGGTGATGGATCAATACCCGGCCCGCATCAATGCCTATGCGCTCGGGCTCATCGCCGACGGAAGCCGGGCGGTTTTCCGGCAGCTGGTGCCCGATGCCGCCGAGCTGGAAGAAACATCGCTGGCAGATGCCGACCCGCTGTGTGAGCAAAAGCAATCCCCGGTGCCGGGCATTGTCCACCGGTATCCGGATCGGGTATTGTTTCTGGTTTCGGGCCAATGCGCCGTATACTGCCGGCATTGCATGCGCAAGCGCGAGGTTGGCGGCCGGGATCCGGTCAGCCCGGAGACCATAGAGGCGGGGATAGACTATATCGCCCGCACACCCGGGGTAAAGGAAGTGATCCTTTCGGGCGGCGATCCGCTGATGCTCGAAGATGACCGGCTTTTTTCCATCCTGGCGCGCATCCGCGGCATCTGTCACGTGGAATGCCTCCGGATTCATACACGCATGCCCGGGATGCTTCCCCGGCGCATCACTCCGGATTTCGCCCGGGGGCTTGCCCGGTTTCATCCCCTTTTTGTCAATATCCAGTTCAATCATCCCGATGAACTCACCCCGGCCGCCCGGAGCGCATGCGCGCTGATGGCCGATGCCGGTATTCCTCTGGGATCGCAGACCGTGCTGCTGGCCGGTGTCAATGATTCACCCGCGGTCATGACCGAACTGATGCGCAAACTGCTCACCGCCCGGGTGCGCCCATATTATCTGCACCATCCGGATCCCATCCGGGGCACAGCCCACTTCCGGGTGCCTGCGAAAACCGGACTTGCCGTTATCGAGGCCCTGCGCGGGCGCATCGGCGGCATGGGCATTCCTCACTACATGATCGATCTGCCCGGCGGCGGGGGAAAGGTGCCGCTTTTGCCCGAGCATGTGATCCAGCGCTCGGAAAAAGAGTTGATCGTGTATAACTTTGAAAAAAAAATTTACACTTATCCCCTTTAA
- a CDS encoding DUF6909 family protein, which produces MTLENNIYMDYSLADKSRLAIRTFKTIADAALLRGYYRMGGRTGSTLESALRTLSPEIYGSISDSRTIELKGLEYVIDRLPRGIEACHRIVMTGRQDAADASFEKIQPLKRRRISFRISPTEMSFVITRGQSEIYDIMTHITFLHVEAKKVQSKMRDDYGNITTEWRELEKHVDCIDDICGRDLDQALWNLSLLLGRTFDETKDTYANLEKNRSQSNSNSGLFQIVHSMGKCVDEEVQSLDNAVTVHFPPSLSAQILNRTHARNWAANIKKCLCDIGLEKRPLHIISANQHSVVNLLYGYAAVGQKEQAADNPDLYDCIRTIRDQTAKVEAFAKKHGCHMLPDDSGSQIDCRIIDAPAMARLPRHPAIALDADDIEKQQPVILVMDYAFGEQAFEILDELLYPWEQNGEQCALNAKSVSVIGKAGILPGQKGDIMLATAHVLEGTPHNYMICNDLTEADFDDDSVQIYTGPIITVLGTSLQNRYVLKKFQDSSWKAVGLEMEGGHYQRAINAAFIRGHVSSDLKVMYAYYASDNPLKSGQTLASGSMGEEGIKPTYLVTRLILEKIMGR; this is translated from the coding sequence ATGACCCTTGAGAACAATATTTACATGGATTATTCCCTGGCCGATAAATCGCGGCTGGCCATACGAACCTTCAAGACCATCGCAGATGCAGCTCTGCTGCGGGGTTATTACCGGATGGGCGGCCGCACCGGAAGCACCCTGGAAAGTGCCCTGCGAACCCTGAGCCCGGAGATTTACGGCTCCATCAGCGATTCCCGAACCATTGAGTTAAAAGGGCTGGAATATGTTATTGACCGCCTGCCAAGGGGCATTGAGGCCTGTCACCGCATTGTGATGACAGGGCGTCAGGATGCAGCGGATGCCAGTTTTGAAAAAATTCAGCCCCTGAAACGGCGGCGGATATCATTTCGCATCAGCCCAACGGAGATGAGTTTTGTCATCACCCGGGGACAAAGCGAGATTTACGACATCATGACCCACATCACGTTTCTGCATGTGGAGGCCAAAAAGGTGCAGAGCAAGATGCGCGATGACTACGGCAATATCACCACCGAGTGGCGGGAACTGGAAAAACATGTGGACTGCATTGATGATATTTGCGGAAGAGATCTGGATCAGGCATTGTGGAACCTGAGCCTGCTTTTGGGCCGGACCTTTGATGAAACCAAGGATACTTACGCAAACCTCGAGAAAAACCGCAGCCAGTCCAATTCCAACAGCGGCCTGTTTCAGATTGTCCACAGCATGGGAAAGTGCGTGGACGAGGAAGTGCAGAGTTTGGACAATGCTGTGACCGTCCATTTTCCGCCTTCATTGAGCGCCCAGATATTAAACCGCACCCATGCCCGCAACTGGGCGGCCAATATCAAAAAATGCCTTTGTGATATCGGCCTGGAAAAACGCCCCCTGCATATTATCAGCGCCAATCAGCACAGTGTGGTCAATCTTCTTTATGGGTATGCCGCTGTGGGACAAAAAGAGCAGGCTGCTGATAATCCGGATTTATACGATTGTATCCGCACCATTCGGGATCAAACAGCCAAGGTGGAAGCGTTTGCCAAAAAACACGGATGCCACATGCTGCCCGATGACAGTGGTTCCCAGATCGACTGCAGGATCATTGACGCACCTGCAATGGCCCGGTTGCCCAGGCATCCGGCCATTGCCCTGGATGCCGATGATATCGAAAAACAACAACCCGTGATCCTGGTGATGGATTATGCGTTCGGGGAACAGGCCTTTGAAATCCTTGATGAACTGCTTTATCCATGGGAACAAAACGGAGAGCAGTGCGCCCTTAATGCCAAATCGGTTTCCGTGATCGGCAAGGCCGGCATCCTGCCCGGGCAAAAGGGCGATATCATGCTGGCCACCGCCCATGTGCTTGAAGGCACCCCCCATAATTACATGATCTGCAATGATCTGACCGAGGCGGATTTTGATGATGATTCCGTACAAATCTATACCGGCCCCATCATTACCGTGCTGGGCACTTCCCTGCAGAACCGCTACGTGCTTAAAAAATTCCAGGATTCATCATGGAAGGCTGTGGGACTGGAAATGGAGGGCGGTCATTACCAGCGGGCCATTAACGCGGCCTTTATTCGGGGGCACGTGTCTTCGGATCTCAAGGTGATGTATGCCTATTATGCCTCTGACAATCCATTGAAAAGCGGGCAGACCCTGGCTTCGGGCAGTATGGGAGAAGAGGGCATCAAGCCCACCTATTTGGTCACACGCCTGATTTTAGAAAAAATCATGGGCAGGTAA
- a CDS encoding SoxR reducing system RseC family protein, with product MARETGVVTQIKGANALVKTQRAAACDGCSEKSTCHSFGGSREMEIEALNPAKASVGDTVTIEFGTGGMLKLSLLLYIFPIAALLAGAILGNQTASTFGVDASIFSAIVGFTALFASLAVLVKLEKKARQSDRYKPSIIAVKRKAEQQAAAKCEHCT from the coding sequence ATGGCCAGGGAAACAGGAGTGGTCACCCAGATAAAAGGGGCAAACGCCCTTGTCAAAACCCAGCGGGCTGCGGCCTGCGACGGGTGTTCGGAAAAAAGCACGTGTCACAGCTTCGGCGGAAGCCGGGAAATGGAAATCGAGGCCCTCAACCCGGCAAAAGCCTCGGTGGGCGATACAGTGACCATCGAATTCGGCACCGGCGGGATGCTCAAGCTTTCTCTGCTGCTTTATATCTTTCCCATTGCCGCCCTGCTGGCCGGGGCGATTCTTGGCAATCAGACGGCTTCCACTTTTGGGGTGGATGCTTCCATATTTTCGGCAATAGTGGGATTTACCGCATTGTTTGCATCCCTGGCCGTGCTGGTGAAACTGGAAAAAAAAGCCAGGCAGTCCGACCGCTACAAGCCCAGCATCATCGCGGTAAAACGCAAAGCAGAGCAGCAGGCTGCGGCCAAATGCGAACACTGCACGTAA
- a CDS encoding RnfABCDGE type electron transport complex subunit B: MFDAILMMGGLGLVTGVSLALASKIFYVYVDPLVLKVDDLLPGANCGGCGYPGCGPNAEAIVAGQSPPDSCVAGGADLAEAIAAVLGMTIEAKEPDIALPGCTYGPSEAAIKYDYQGLSNCQAAALLYGGMKVCHIGCLGLGSCMHACPFDAITMSDRGLPVVDEEKCTGCGTCERVCPKHIIKLSSVTRRILREYTTDDCTTPCQRMCPAGINISGYIERVSGGDYSGAVQIIKERNPFPTVIGRICPRPCEDACRRNLIDEPVAINYLKRYAADVEMEQQKHSQPYCAPGTGRQIAVIGGGVEGLSAAFFTARLGHSPTVFEASDNLGGLLRTAIAGYRLPRTVLDWDIQGVAELGVSFKTGMTMGRDFTLASLLKQDYEAVLLASGGWDSRLERGTSTRAEEPIPGVFLLIELLRSGLDNKYQIPVTADVVIAGGAPLAEKAVHTCKHLGAENITLVFNESRGKTDLSDEQIQNLEKAGAEIVFNAAITRLTGLENRLESIEYTDTRSGQSSVTSAQTLVIDAGRLPEMIFRKAPQPEQDESVPEPDPKAPVQWEGIQPYKNPIYSEEKGLLAKNDPITDYSAAIRAIAGGRRAAASVHKIMYNMDLGVAEKVISANSILQSVTHIENVEKSARHIMPACDPPEVPGKYPEVELGYSETDARAEADRCLRCGIICYKD, translated from the coding sequence ATGTTTGATGCAATACTGATGATGGGCGGACTCGGTCTGGTAACCGGTGTTTCCCTGGCCCTGGCTTCCAAAATTTTTTACGTTTATGTGGACCCCCTTGTACTAAAAGTCGACGACCTGCTGCCGGGGGCCAATTGCGGCGGCTGCGGATATCCCGGCTGCGGCCCGAATGCCGAGGCCATTGTTGCCGGCCAATCACCGCCGGATTCCTGCGTGGCCGGCGGCGCAGACCTGGCCGAGGCCATTGCTGCGGTTCTGGGCATGACCATCGAGGCCAAGGAACCCGACATCGCTCTGCCCGGCTGCACCTACGGCCCTTCTGAGGCCGCCATCAAGTACGATTACCAGGGATTGAGCAACTGCCAGGCCGCGGCCCTGCTATACGGCGGGATGAAAGTATGCCACATCGGCTGCCTGGGCCTGGGTTCCTGCATGCATGCCTGTCCGTTTGACGCCATCACCATGAGCGACCGCGGTCTTCCGGTGGTGGATGAAGAAAAATGCACCGGCTGCGGAACCTGTGAACGGGTTTGTCCCAAGCACATCATCAAGCTTTCCTCCGTGACCCGCAGGATTCTGCGGGAATACACCACAGACGACTGCACCACCCCGTGTCAGCGGATGTGTCCGGCCGGTATCAATATCAGCGGCTATATAGAGCGTGTCTCCGGGGGAGATTATTCCGGGGCCGTTCAGATCATCAAGGAACGAAACCCGTTTCCCACGGTTATCGGCCGCATCTGCCCGCGGCCCTGTGAGGACGCATGCCGCAGAAACCTCATCGACGAACCCGTGGCCATCAATTATCTGAAACGCTATGCTGCGGATGTGGAAATGGAGCAGCAGAAGCACTCCCAGCCCTATTGCGCACCCGGCACCGGACGGCAAATCGCTGTGATCGGCGGCGGGGTAGAGGGTCTGTCCGCAGCGTTTTTCACCGCACGCCTGGGCCACAGCCCCACGGTTTTCGAGGCATCTGATAACCTGGGCGGGCTTTTGCGAACCGCCATTGCCGGCTACCGCCTGCCGCGCACCGTGCTGGACTGGGATATCCAGGGGGTCGCCGAACTGGGTGTTTCCTTTAAAACCGGCATGACCATGGGCCGGGACTTCACTCTTGCCTCTTTGCTCAAACAGGATTATGAGGCTGTGCTGCTGGCTTCCGGCGGATGGGACAGCCGCCTGGAACGCGGAACATCGACCCGGGCCGAGGAGCCGATACCCGGGGTATTTCTGTTAATCGAACTGCTGCGCTCCGGACTCGACAACAAGTACCAGATCCCGGTCACCGCTGATGTCGTCATTGCCGGCGGTGCGCCCCTGGCAGAAAAAGCTGTTCATACCTGCAAGCACCTCGGAGCGGAAAACATCACCCTGGTATTCAATGAATCCCGGGGAAAAACCGATCTCTCAGATGAACAAATCCAGAATCTGGAAAAAGCCGGGGCTGAAATTGTTTTCAACGCCGCCATCACCCGGCTCACAGGCCTGGAAAACCGCCTGGAATCCATTGAATACACAGATACCCGCTCCGGCCAGAGCTCTGTGACATCCGCCCAAACGCTTGTCATCGATGCCGGCCGTCTGCCGGAAATGATTTTCCGAAAAGCCCCGCAGCCGGAGCAGGATGAATCCGTGCCTGAACCGGATCCAAAGGCACCAGTACAATGGGAGGGCATTCAGCCCTACAAAAACCCGATCTACAGCGAGGAAAAGGGTCTGCTGGCAAAAAATGATCCCATTACCGACTACAGCGCGGCCATCCGGGCCATTGCCGGCGGCCGGCGGGCTGCGGCCTCTGTACACAAAATCATGTACAACATGGACCTGGGGGTGGCCGAAAAGGTGATTTCCGCGAATTCAATACTGCAGTCCGTCACGCACATCGAAAATGTGGAAAAATCCGCCCGGCATATCATGCCCGCTTGCGACCCCCCGGAGGTTCCGGGAAAATATCCGGAAGTGGAACTGGGATACTCGGAGACAGACGCCCGGGCCGAAGCAGACCGATGCCTGCGCTGCGGAATTATCTGCTACAAGGATTAA